The genomic DNA TAAGATTATTAGAACCAAATATAATGATACAGAGGTATACCCTGAAAACTATTCCGGCGGGGTTGTGTTCTTTTGTTTAAAGATCATTGTCTAAGATTTGGTCAATCTTATGTCAAAATCTTTCTTGGTTAGTTGGCGGTGGTAGTCTTATAAAGGATTGGAGTGATAATTAGATTCCAGAAACCGGGACTTTAACCAATTTCTGTCATAACACTGAGAGTATTAATGTGAATACTACCTTAAAGGAGGTCACATTAACTGATTGTAGATGGGATTGGAATTACCTAAAATGTTTTTTGGATAATAGCATGTTTTCTTATATTGCAGGCATTCCACCCCCAAGCCCTTTAGTTGGAAAGGATGAACTGATCTTTAGTTGGTCTACCCATGGTAAGCTCACTGTTAAATCTACTTATAACTTTCTTACTCAGAATTCTCTAAATCTAAAAGGTAACAAATAGAAGCTAGCTTGGTCCTTTTTTGGTCCCCAAAGAGTAAGACATTTTCTATGGCTGGTGCTTAACGAGCACCTGCTGACCAATGTCGAACAATGCAGGAGAGGTCTGGTTAGGGATCCTTCTTGTGCACTTTGTGGGAATGTTGAAGAATCTACTATTCATATTTTTCGTGATTGTGTTAATGCACGAGAAGTACAGAAGTAGGTAATCCCTTCGAGGGTTCtaatgtaattttttttctattcaGTTAGTGGAGTGACTTTCAATGAATTTAAGAAATGAGTTTGGTTTAGTCTTTAAAGAAGTTGAATGGCAATCTTTATAcgaaattattttctagaattcaAAGGAAAGTCTTTAATAATTCTCACATTCTCCATTCAATGTAGTGTTGGGTGAGTTCTATCAAACATAGGCCTGAAACTTCCGCAAGTAGTCCTATGAAGAAGAGACGAGATCAAGTCTGGACACCTTCACCAGCACGGTGCATAAAGTTAAACACAGATAGAGCAAGGGACCCTATCTTGAGGATTGCATCAATAGCTGCTGTGGCAAGAGATGAATTTGGTACATGGCGTGGCGGAGTTGGGAGAAATATTGGTAGATGCAATGTCATGCAGGCTAAACTTTAGGCTATCTACGATGGACTCCTTATGGCGTGGGATGCTAATTGAGTAAATATTATGGTCAAAACAGATTGTACTCAAGCTATGGAAGTCGTTTTAGATAGGTCTTGTGGGAAATTGTACACGGACCTAACTTTGAAAATCCAAGAGCTTTGTAAGAGGCAGTAGAAAGTGGTCATAAAGCAGATTCCAAAAGAAGTTAATGTAGCTGCACATATGTTGGCTGGAATGATGACAACTTTCCCTTATAATCTGATAGTATTTCAAGAACCCCCAAAAACGATCATGGAGCATTTACAATTAGATGGTCGGTTTATGTATGATGATACTGGAATAATATTGTAATTGTTTCTAGTTTTTATCTATAaaaaaaacgagacaaaaaaattagataccaaaattaaaaaatatatataatttaaaggcTAAATTGTAAACTAATTTTCCCGCAAAGGATTTTTCATATAAGAACTGCCAATTTGTATGAAAAGTTAAATCAAAATCCATTATTACAAGTTGAACGGAATAATTTACgacaattaataaattaatatataataactaattaaataataaatttgtttaaattgtaCAAATTTAACTCTAAACGCCGCCCGGTTTCGTTTTGGCCATTTTTAAAACCCTATTTAAACCCTAACTTCCCCTAACTTTGTAACCCTGATTTTCGTCACCTCTTTCAAAATGGAAATTGAAAGAGAAACCAATGAAGGCAACTCAAGGAGGATTCAAGTCCGATTTATAACGAAATTAAAAGCACCATATAAAGTTCCAACAACAGCCATTGCCATCCCTTCAGACCTCTCTCGTTTAGGCCTTTCCTCCATTGTTAACAAGCTTCTTCAAGCTGGTATTGGTTTTTGGTTTCTTaagaaatttttggttttttatttttgtaatcaagttagtttatttttgttttgatttgggTTTTTCTTGGGTTTCTGCAATAACGTCGTTAAAAGTATGTATTTCAGGGTAATTGAATGTTTCTTGGTTTCTTTAGtaattttgggtttttaactTATAGTTTCCTTTAAGCTGGTAATGTATTTAGATGCTTAAAAATTGATTGACTCTTACTAGCTCAAGCCATTGGCTATAGAGCTTTTTGCATAATTCAGTTAATTGTTTTCTGGTTCATTATTATTTCTTGCTGTTATTAAGTTGGAAAATTTTTGGCTATGAGCAGTGGATTCTGAGTGGAAAACCGAGCCCTTTGATTTCCTGATCGATGGGGAGCTGGTTCGGATGTCACTTGAGCAGTTTCTTCTTGTCAAGGGCATCTCTGCGGTACTTTTCTACCTTTAACCCTTTTAATGTTTGCATTTTACTTTAGTGAGTTTAAATAAGTAGAAAAGAATTTGTGAAAACAACTAAAGAGAAATGTGCAATTACTATGTTTTGGTCCTTATACTTAATTCCTTGAATGAATTATTGCAggaaaaaattttggaaattgaatacATAAGAGCTGTTGCCCCTCGAAAAGAGGAAGAGCCTTCTCCGCATGATGATTGGGTCAGTGCTGTTGACGGTTCTAGTCCTAGGTAAGCCTTCCAATATGTTACCATTGCACGGGTGCTTCATTTTGCTTTTATCGTAGCTCTACTGTTATTCTGGGTATTAATCTTGTTTATAAAGGAAGATTAAATGACTTTGATTTCGTTGGCATTACACTTCCATAACACTGCTTAGTACACATTGTTTTGCAGGTTCATTTTGACTGGTTGCTATAATAGTTTGGGAAGGTAAATagattaaatttcttttttttttttttttgtttatggaCGTTTTATTCGGAGGAATTTAATTTGACAGAAATcgtgtttttgttttcttttctatatAATTTCCTTAAGGATATGGAAACAAGCTGGATGGTGTACGCATATACTGGAAGGACACAGTGGTGCAATTTCATCTGTTCGTATCATCAACTCAGAAGGTTTGAGCTAGTAGTGGTCATCTATAACATTTTAGTCATCGATATTAAGCATTTTTATGTATGATTGTGTCAAACAAGCTGTTGTTTTCTTCCGATATTTAATGGACGTCCCTGAGTCTACTCTTAAGTATATCATTTTCTGTTTTATCGTACTGATGATTAGGGTCGCTTGCATGTGCAGGGGCAGGAAGTGTAACAGTAGCCACTGCTTCAAAAGATCGAACTCTGAGACTATGGAAGGTAATACGAAAAATGAATTCTTTTCAAAGTGGAAAAATAAGTACTAATTGATACATCTTTTTCCTTAAAAAGTTTGATGCAGAGGACTCTACTGACCATCCTGCAAGGATAAGAGCATTCAAGATATTACGTGGGCATAATGCATCTGTACACAGCATTGCAGCAAAGACATCTGGAGACATGGTATTAGCTATTCTCTTTGAACCgtagttttctttttctttttttctgtcTTTATCAGATTGTGATAATGTTGATTTCTAACATCAGGGTCATTGCCTCTGTCTCTTAATTTAGATTTGCTCAGGTTCTTGGGATTGTACGATCAATTTATGGCGGACAAATGACACTGATACAAATGGGGACGCGGTATCAATCAAGAAAAGGAAGGTTAATAATAAAATTGAGGAGTCTCAATCAGAGGTATGCCATCCTCTTCATTTGCTCGCTCTGCATTTTGATTTTCATGTAGCTGATTTATTTACCATCATTCATATAAACTTCGTTGAAGAATATCCTTGCTTTGAATAAGCTCTTTGTCATAATCATTATTGTTAATTTGATGTTTCTCTCCAAAATTTTTATGACATAACAATTTTATTCTAAAGAATCTTGGGCATTTATTTATAAGCATTGGCTTTTCTTTTACATCCTTCATGTTTTGTGCAGGGAGAGGCCGTCTCTACACTTGTGGGCCATACACAGTGCGTCTCCTCTGTGATTTGGCCTCAGCAAGATACAATTTATTCGGCATCATGGGATCACTCTGTCAGAAAATGGGATGTTGAGACAGGCAAAGATTTGTCTGATATAGTATGTCTATTTGTCTCTTGCTTTCTCCCTCTGTATCcattttttgtttcattttcatgCACTTGCGTTCTATGTTTGGATGTACCATTTTTGTTCATCTGAGAAAAAAGGGTAAACAGATACTATTTCTTAGGTTGCTTTCGTTTTCTTCACTTCCCTGACCCAGTCCCTCTTTTGTTTTCATGCACAGTTCTGTGGCAAGGCCCTCAACTGCATTGATATAGGAGGTGAAGGATTGGCTCTCATCGCTGCTGGTGGTTCCGATCCAGTTCTTAGAATATGGGATCCTCGTAAACCAGGTCTGTTGTTCATAATTTCATGtatgatattatatatttttcttttccctttctcTTTTTCTCCTACTTGTTGCATGTGCAGACACATGAAACCACTGAAACTTCATCTCACTTGAAACTTTTTTTCTACTTTTCAAGGAACATCGGCACCCGTGTTTCAGTTCTCTTCACATAGTTCTTGGATTTCGGCTTGCAAGTGGCACAATACGTCTCCTCTTCATTTACTTTCTTCATCTTATGATGGGAAAGTAATGTTGTGGGATCTAAGAACAGCGGTATTGTTTTGTATTCTCTACATTCGCACAATTTAACTGTATATTGTTTTTCTGGACATCGTTTTGATGATTACTTTTTGTGTGGCAGTGGCCTGTTTCTATCATCGATACGCACAAAGACAAGGTACAATTCTAATCTCTGTTGCTAAATTCTTCTGATGTAGTTTTTGAGAAACTTATCCAAAATCTGCCATTAATGTCGTGGCCTGGCTGTTTTAGGTATTATGTGCAGACTGGTGGAAGGGTGACTGCGTGGTGAGCGGTGGGGTGGACGCTCAGCTCCGAATTTCTTCTGACATCTCTATTCAGTGAGGTAAAATTTAGCTATATTTTTTTAGAagttaaattctgctattagtccctgtattttgcaaaagttgtggatttagtccttgtacttttatttGGTCATTTGTAATCcttatactttttgaattttgaaattttaatcctAACCCAAATAGTAATAGTTAAGTcagtttgttttaatttaattgctAGTATTGTACTAGGCATTCAATTGTAGATTTAGTCCATATTCTCCTATTTAATCATCTAAGTTCCTATACttgttgaattttaaaatttcagtcttGACGCAAATGGATCAATTAACTGAATTTTTAGTAAGTAATTTGTGGAAAGAACAAGCTGACATTGcgttacacatataataatatgTTTGTGGCATCACATTTTGGAAATGGTAGAACTTATCTTAATGAATTAACAGTTATCGTTTGGAATTTGAAAACGTATAGGAagtaatagcaaaatttaaccttCTGGTCCGGGTTTTTATTCCTCAAGTGTGTGATGTCTACTTTTTGTTTCATTCATCATGTTATGGTGGCCTTTTCTTGCAAAAGAAGAAAGAAGATGTTTGGAGCGGAGATGGGAGCTGGTGAAATTGGTATCAAGTGAGAGGTTTAGGCATTAAAGAATGGTTGTGATTGTGTGAAATGTCTATCAATTTTGTTCAGGATATGTAAACAAGGCATCATTtcattcaaatgttattaacttATAGGATTATGTTCAATTCTCTTTTATTTGGATATAAGGTCAAAACTTACGTTACTCGTGTATGTCCGATGAGCTCGGTTTAGCAAAAAGACTTGTTAATTTCAGCACTATatgtattttgttattttataattGAATGCCAAACTCCAATGTAACAAAGCTTCTAATACGGTGGGTTTTGattaaaatatcagaattttcaaaaaatttcaaagttttaataagaatttcttaaattttataagaggttttattaaaaattttaggagGCTTAATGATAATTTTAAGAATTATGAAATTAGAACAATGAATTAATAAGCTCTAGCTTTAGTTCTTCAACCCATCAAAGGAGACTCATAAAATGTttgaaatgaataataataataataataataaatttaagggTGTAAAAGatctttaaatttaaaaaataataataattttttcatttaattgagcgcttaaatttttaaaatgcataaaaaggccctcaaacttcttcaaaaaagcaattaagtctctatatttttttcaatcaattgggtatttgaacttttaaaatgcatcaaaaagacctttaaattttttaaaaagcaattaagccctattcttattaaaattataaaatattaaattttagaaaaatattaaattttaataaaaatttgaaattattgaaaattagatttttttataaaaatcgtaaaaagtaaaaattgttaaattttataaaatcataaaaaaattagcaACCCTagttttttcaattaaaatcatcaCTTGTCACAATACAACGTAACATGTAGcggtaaatgataaaaaaataaaatccataaaatttatagaaaaattataaaatgtttctCTTGGtacgataattttataaaaattttatgaaatttatattctttacattttttatatttctatatattttataatttttataatattttataattttttgaaagtttaagtacctaattgagtgcaaaaaaatgtaggggcttaattgcttttttgaaaaaatttgagagccttttgatgcattttaaaattcaagtacCCAAATaagtgtaaaaaaaaaataagggttcaatttttatttttaaaaatttgagagATTTTTACAcccttaaatatttttatttaaagtggaaaaaaataattataatggaTTGGGTTAAAATTTAGAGTTTGGAGATGCGGGGGATCGAACCCCGTACCTCTCGCATGCAAAGCGAGCGCTCTACCATTTGAGCTACATCCCCGATTGATTTCTATTCTTCATAAGATTCGTTTTCATTCTGTAAAtcggattttttttatttaacccAACCTACATTaaaatttctataaaaaaaaacatagataaaaaggttaaatatagCAGAGGTGGCCCAACTATTGttaattttcttttttggtcataCTGTTAAAAGTTACAAATTCATCATCCAATTAAtcgattttgtttcttttttttgacTTAAAGCATTATTTCCCCCtaaaatatacttttttttttataccTTAATTTCTTTTTTCCCAGGTTGGTACCTAAAGTTACATTTTTTTAATCGATTCAGTCACTatagttaaaaaataaaaaaaaatatataaataatctcCAATTGtatctatttttttttaacaTAATATTCAGAACTATTCATAGCTCCCAacctataaataggaggataatgtatTTCAGCACACTCAAACTCACGTCCTCCTGCATTGATAACAATATCCATACCAATCAATCTAAGACTTAATcgattaataaaaaataattttaaattaattaaataatacaaatattaatatgaaaaatagaaaataaatttgtTTGTACCCCAACCTTTACTCACCTGCAAGTGCATATTTAGGAGTGCATTTCTATTGAAATTTTTAATTCATAGTGGAGTGGAGCCCTACTTACTATTGTGTTGTATTTAGGAGTCACCAAAATTCAATTGGAATAAAGAAAATGATTTTTAAGTTAATATaattgaattattcgagttatttggTTACTTAATTCGATTTTTAAGTTCGagtcaaattaaattttataatttgaataataaattgaTGTAAATACTCCTTAGGtccttaataatttttaaaacaagCAAATTGGTTCctctaaaaatttacaaaataatcttcaaaattttaaaatatttataattttttccaaatttttataaatatatatgtacaaattcaaaagttaaaaatcttaaaaacatataaaaatattaaactataaatttttcaaaaatccaaaataataaatttgataCCTCAAACAAGTAAATTACCAAAACAAGTTTATCATATTAAATTATCTATTTTCTCCTCTCttattttgctttaaaaattttcaatttatatggTAACAAATTTATATTCTTTAACTCGAAAAATTATATTGTTAACACAATTTCAATTCGgttgatttatttttttaaatttaactcgaGTAAAATTATTCCGATTGTCACAAATTTAATTTCACTCAGCTTGATTAGGAAAATTTTCAAATCGATTTAGGATGATGAAATAAGACTCGTCAATTCAAGTAACTAAAAAATTTTCACTCGACTTAACTCGATTCATCGAATACTAacctttaattatatatttataattgaatTAAGATAAAATAACATGATTGTTATCAATTTAAAATCCTTAATACATAAAATAGAATCTCCTAATATCTAATTTTTAtcttaattttatcaattaatagtacaacatattttaaaataaactttatCAAATTGATGGATACATTTTAACTGAATTCAACATCAACTTACATTAAAGTtacaaatatataatttttaaaggaaatcCAAAAAAAAATAGTTGCTATTATTTTTCtcttattacattttagtcatttatatttgaaatgttacattttagttacttatattatcgtattataatattttagtcattGAATGTTAATTGCCTTTAACGGTGTAACGATAAACTgacgtggcacgttaaatcatcattttaaatgaaatttttaggttaaattctacaattggtccctaaattttttttcgttttgagcaatttttttttatgttctttgaactttctttttcttcttctttcattctcttctcattctccctctgttttcctcgtttcttcattttttttaacataatttttctatatattctatttgttaaaactattccttatacttttatttttttgaacaatttaatttttttcttttttttcttttttttccttttcttcttcccctTTATTTTTCTCTATTCTCATATTCTTCACTGCATAAACATAATCTTTGCCCACCAAATAAACTAAGTCCTTGTTTCTTTCACATGAAACCTAAATTGAATTTCACTGAAAACCAAATATCAATCATTCTTAATCAAATCTCGATTTGAATATACTTAATTCCGAAACTAAAATTGGTTCtaactaatcaatataaaaaacatattcttaatcaaatctaaacataaattgaattctttatattcaaaacatTTTTTTCCACTTCCCAACTTTTATAGAATCATGTTGATTGTTCCTTTACAAAATTAAGGAAATGATAAAATTGATCTAAACCTTCTTGGATATTCCCAAGCAAGCTTGATTGAAAGTCGAGCATGGATGAACCAAAAAGAGAAAACGAGCATGGAACCAAACTGATTTGGTAAAGTTGAAGGTAAGTTTCGTATGGTGTTTGTTTTAGTCATTGAGAGTGTAGAGCTCGTTTAAAGAATCCGCAAAACAACATAGTTTCGAGAGGGTAAGAATGTTGTAGGTAAGATAGATAAGGTGGTCGTGGAATTAGTTAAGAGGTTAAGGGAATGGGCTTGGAAAACTTTGTTGAGGATGGACTGCATAGTCATTGAGAGATCTTCGAGTAAGGCGAGCTTGGGGACTAGGTCATTGAGAGATCCAAATTGGTTTGTTAAAGCGATGATGGACGATAAGAGTTTGTAATTGTGGAGTGAGAATAAGTAAAGCAAGTTTTATTTTAGTTTCAGTTTTCGTCTTTTCTTTTTTCATGAACATAAaaaagttttaacaaatggaaaacatagaaaaactactttaaaagagatggagaagagaggaaaacaaagggagaagcaaaagaaaaagcaaaaaaaaaaaagaaaagttaaaataacataaaaaaattaaattactcaaaatgaaaaaatatggggatcaattgtataatttaatctaaaatttttgtttgaaatgatgatttaacgtgtcacGTCAGCTTACTATTACACTATTAACGACAATTAATGGCTCAgtaactaaaatgttacaacacgttaACGTAACTAAAACGtaaaatttcaaacataagtgactaaaatataatctgagataaacaaaagtgactattttgatagtttacatttttaaaattatatagttAGATTTTTATTATcaatgaaataaaattatttataataactTCATTAATTACTTCAAATGGAGAACAtgcatacaattttattttattggatAAGCTACATTGGTAGTCAttcaattattaataattatttttagctactcaattatgaaaagatataaaatGATTAcccaattattagtaaatttctttttggtcacttaattataaaaagttacaaaacaatcactcaactattcaattttattttatttttataaccaGTTGACTAACGGTGGCAGCTTTTAAAACGgacataataacaaatttaacctttaatatttataaattatgtcaatttaatctcgattttataaaaattaacacttaatatttacacattgtataattttattttatttttgtaattttatttttctttgctaCTCTTTTGGCTCAGGGTTAGCATAAatgatttaatttattaataattaaattttagtgtgGTAGGTTTTTAAATTTAccaatgattaataattaattattgagTGCAAAATCCACAAGAACTCAAAAATGTCGGCATCATCGGTAGGTCAATGAAAACAGAATGAGCTCAATAATTCAATGAAATAATGCACCCATTTTATAGTTAAaaaagaagatgatgatgatgatgatgatgaaaaaaaaaagtacagATTTCAAGTTCAAGATTCCATTCACAAAAgaacaacatcaaaacacaatATCTCAATGATATATAAGTTATTAAATGGAAAAATGATTTCAAGTACCAAAACAACATGGAAAACCCGCATATTTTGGTAATTCCATACCCAGCACAAGGCCATGTAATTCCACTAATGGACCTTTCATCATATTTACTCAAACATGGCTTCAAAATCACATTTGTTACCATGGAGTTTAATCATCAAAATGCCATGGATATATTGGCATTGAGAGGAGAAGAAATGGGTAATCGGGTTCGTCTCGTTTCGGTTCCAGACGGGCTCAGGTCATCGGACGAAAGGAACCAACCAGGGAAGATATCTGAAGCAATATTGCAGACCATGCCAAGGAAAGTAGAGGAGCTTATTGAAGAGATTAATGGATCAGAAAGGAAGATAAACTGTGTGATTGCAGATCAAAGCTTAGGTTGGGCTTTGGAAATTGCAAAGAAACATGGAATCAAACGAGCTGCTTTTTGTCCTGCAGCAGCTGCACTGTTGGTGTTGGGATTTAGTATCCCAAAATTGATTGATGATGGAGTTATTGATCAAGATGGTAAGTTCCTATATCTCTAAATGTTCAATTGTTAGCATATTTTGTTTGGGGTTAAATAAATTGGTTAGATATTAAATTTGGTAATTATTTTTACATTGAAGTTTGAACAAGGTAACTGTTTTTGCATtggagtttaaatttttttttatccaaGTTAATACTTGAACTTGGTAATTGTTTCGATATTGAGACTAGGGCTGAACAAGAAAAACCATTGTGTTTGCAACTATTAATTGAAAGGATTTTCTTTGCAGGAACTCCATTAAAAAGAGAGATGATCAAGTTGTCACCAAATATGCCCCCAATGAACACAATGAACTTTGTTTGGGCCTGCATTGGCAACATCAATGCACAAAAAAACATCTTCAAACTCATGGTTAGAAACAATGAATCCATCAAATTAACTGATTGGTTGCTTTGCAACTCAACCTATGAACTTGAACCAGCAGCATTCACAATGGCTCCCAATATCAAACCTATAGGTCCATTGTTAGCACCAAAGTCAAAACCAACTGATTCAAATTGCCTCACCTGGCTGAACCAACAAGCACCACAATCAGTCATCTATGTTGCATTTGGCAGTTTCACAACCTTCAACACCACCCAATTCCAAGAACTCGCACTTGGGCTCGAACTCACAGACAGACCCTTTCTATGGGTAGTTCGTTCTGATATAACAAATGGAAGAAAAAATGCTTTCCCAGAAGGGTTTCAAGAGAGAATCGGTAGTAGAGGCCAAATGGTGGATTGGGTACATCAGAAAAAGGTTCTTTCCCATCCTTCCATTGCATGTTTTATAAGCCATTGTGGTTGGAATTCAACAATGGAAGGTTTAAGCAATGGCGTCCCTTTCTTGTGTTGGCCTTATTTCGCTGATCAGTTCTTTAACCAAAGTTATATTTGTGAGTATTGGGGTGTTGGGTTGGGGTTTGAAAGAGATGGTAGAGGGATCATTACAAGAAATGAAATCAGGAATAAGGTCGAACAGTTGGTGGGCAATGAAAAGTACAAATCAAAATCAATGACTTTGAAGGAAACAGTCATGAACAGCATCGCCGAAACTGGTGGATCGAACAATAATTTAAAGGATTTTGTTAAATGGTTAAATGAATAGGTATATTACATATGCACGATGTCGGTTAGGAGAGTCGGATCTATGTATTGGTAGTATTTACATAATACTATTTGTTTTATATAacaaattatttcaaaattataataattcaaattttaaaagaattataaaagctcttaaaattctataaaaaattaatatgaagtTCATATGGACTGACACACGAACTGtcgtgtttaaaaattttaatattttaatcagtatttctattaataaaat from Gossypium arboreum isolate Shixiya-1 chromosome 9, ASM2569848v2, whole genome shotgun sequence includes the following:
- the LOC108454501 gene encoding ribosome biogenesis protein WDR12 homolog yields the protein MEIERETNEGNSRRIQVRFITKLKAPYKVPTTAIAIPSDLSRLGLSSIVNKLLQAVDSEWKTEPFDFLIDGELVRMSLEQFLLVKGISAEKILEIEYIRAVAPRKEEEPSPHDDWVSAVDGSSPRFILTGCYNSLGRIWKQAGWCTHILEGHSGAISSVRIINSEGAGSVTVATASKDRTLRLWKFDAEDSTDHPARIRAFKILRGHNASVHSIAAKTSGDMICSGSWDCTINLWRTNDTDTNGDAVSIKKRKVNNKIEESQSEGEAVSTLVGHTQCVSSVIWPQQDTIYSASWDHSVRKWDVETGKDLSDIFCGKALNCIDIGGEGLALIAAGGSDPVLRIWDPRKPGTSAPVFQFSSHSSWISACKWHNTSPLHLLSSSYDGKVMLWDLRTAWPVSIIDTHKDKVLCADWWKGDCVVSGGVDAQLRISSDISIQ
- the LOC108456215 gene encoding UDP-glycosyltransferase 83A1 → MENPHILVIPYPAQGHVIPLMDLSSYLLKHGFKITFVTMEFNHQNAMDILALRGEEMGNRVRLVSVPDGLRSSDERNQPGKISEAILQTMPRKVEELIEEINGSERKINCVIADQSLGWALEIAKKHGIKRAAFCPAAAALLVLGFSIPKLIDDGVIDQDGTPLKREMIKLSPNMPPMNTMNFVWACIGNINAQKNIFKLMVRNNESIKLTDWLLCNSTYELEPAAFTMAPNIKPIGPLLAPKSKPTDSNCLTWLNQQAPQSVIYVAFGSFTTFNTTQFQELALGLELTDRPFLWVVRSDITNGRKNAFPEGFQERIGSRGQMVDWVHQKKVLSHPSIACFISHCGWNSTMEGLSNGVPFLCWPYFADQFFNQSYICEYWGVGLGFERDGRGIITRNEIRNKVEQLVGNEKYKSKSMTLKETVMNSIAETGGSNNNLKDFVKWLNE